In Euphorbia lathyris chromosome 2, ddEupLath1.1, whole genome shotgun sequence, the sequence CctcttttacacaaaaatacCCTATTGGATTTGAtgtattttaattgtttttttctttctctatgacagatgaaaattaattgatgaGGTGAAAAGGTGTGGCAATCTCAAGTGCGCCCTTTTGGAAATGcggaccttaaaatgaaaatatcatTATGAATATGACCTGGGAGTGAGTCTGTAGAGGGAATCACCTATTCAGATTAGCCGTCTGTGAGTTTCAAAATGTAAATCCTCCCTAGAGGGCTGATGCGTAGGCTGCTAAATTTGGACAACTTTTCTATGCTGTCTGAAATTGATTTTTGATTGGCATCAGCTGTTGATATAGTTGAAGCTGATTTCACTGTGATTCGGATCTGTAATGTATATCAGCCACAGCCATGCCAGCTTATACTAATCGAAATATGAGTCTCGTTCGTGTATTTTTGTTGCCTGTTTCTTTTGGGCTTATTGCAACCATATTTGGCTTGATATCTGGAATGAGAAATGACCgtttatttaaataattgatTCAGTATTTGCATATGTGATGAGTCAGAAGAAAAGATGCGATGTGATGGGTTGGAATTTACCAACCTCCTTAAGGACTTTGTGTTCAAATAATAGTTGCCTATTTGAGTCAGATTAGTTGCTTTACTTGACGAAAACCTCTAGGTATGGAACTGGATTGGAAATGTCTTTTCTCAATTATACATGCTTGCTTTTCTTATTTATTCCTTCCTTGTGATATAAAACAGAAAGATAGATGATGTTGTTGGCGTTTAAAGCAAGGAATTCCTTGTTGATGTGATGAAAGGAAATACTAAAGTCCAAACAGAGAATTATGCGGCGAGATGTTGATGTTGAACAAAGCAACACCATATCTAGGGACTTAATTGACTAGGTCTAGCCCACAAAATCTCATTCCTTTCTATCGGCGTTCCATTACCAACTGGTCAGGACTGCAATGTCTGTAAAAATACCATCAGTTATCTCAATCCTCCTAATTTTCGTTTCTTTTCTAGTTTGCACTTCTCATTCCTGCACTTTTACCATTACAAATAATTGTCCCTATACGATATGGCCTGGTACACTAGCAGGTGCAGGCAGCCCACAACTCTCAACTACAGGATTCCGCCTGGACTCTGGGCTGAGTCTGAGAATTCCAACCATTCCTGGATGGTCTGGACGTATATGGGCGAGAACAGGTTGCACATTTGATGTCTCCGGAGTAGGTTCTTGTCAAACTGGAGATTGTGGTGGGAAGCTGGAATGCACTGGAATGGGAGCCACTCCACCAGCATCCCTCTTTGAGATAACCCTTGGTACAGGTATTAACGAGGACTTCTACGATGTCAGCATTGTTGATGGCTATAATTTACCTCTAGTAGCTGCGCCCCATGGTGTCCATGGAGCATGTAACGCAACAGGCTGTGCCTCGGATAtcaacatgggtaagttacatGTGCTCCTCCCAGATTATGACCATATTAAGTAGTGATTAAAAGTTTGAACAGGCTGTCCGAAGGAACTCCAAGTTGTAGGAGGGGATGGTGAAGGAGGAGGTGTAGTAGGCTGTAAGAGCTCGTGCGAAGCATTCAGGCTTGAACAATACTGTTGCAGTGGAGAGTTTGCTAACCCAATTACTTGCCGTCCTTCCTTTTATTCAACCATTTTCAAGCGAGCTTGCCCTAGGGCGTACAGCTATGCTTTTGATGATGGAACTAGCACCTTCACATGCAAGGCCTATGATTATGCTATTCTCTTCTGCCCCAATTCTAATGGGTATGCTTCTCTATTCATCAGTTGAAGCAAATCACATTTTAAAttcattaataaattttttttatatatattacagGGTCAGGATTCCTGATTCTCCATACGGCGAGCAAGCAACAAATCACCAAGGCAACAATGTGCAGGCTGTACAGATGGCTTCTTCCTCCAACATCTTCCTACCCTTCCCGATTTGGGTTCTTGTCCTCATTCTCTATCTTACGGATTCCTCTTGCGTTCTTGGGGTCATAAGTTGACAATCCTTTCCTTTGTATAGAGAGAAATAACAATCTTCGGGCAGCTTAAAGTAAACTGTAGTTGCTGATTCTGTATTTTAGTTTAGAAATGGTTCCTGCTTGCTTGTATAGTTGTATTTAAAGAAATTTGTTGGAGtccctttcctttgccccaatcTCAATTGAATCAGTTGTTCACGTTTAGATTACAGAAGCAGCAAACTTGGCAAGTTGGTTTCAGATATGCCATTCTCACAATTGAAATAAACACATTATGCAATGTTTTTGCTCATTTTATATTACAACTGCCTTCATCGATTCATAAAACTCATCTTTCATTTCTTGGACTTGGCTTTCTTTGCTGGCTGGGGCTTTCCTCCACTTCTACCCTTCTTTTGTGCCTTCCCCTGCATTCAGACATTGCcacatattatacttgaaaACACAGTATTTTGTCCGAAAATATATAGGCCTATTAATTCTTTTTCCCCTAATCATTCCTTCAATATTTAAAGATAAGCAAAAGCTAGACAATGATCACAGGAAATATTTGAAAACATACTGATGATTTCTCAGCTTTTCGTTTAGTTTTTCCATTGGACTTTTCCTCCTTTCCCTCATTCTGGTCAGTTTGATGAGGACCAGCTTTCGGCATCTTCTCAGCCTCATCTTCCGAGTCAAAAGAAAAACCCTCGAGTGTTCCTGCTTGGTGCAAAATCATTAAAATGAACAACAAGCTCAAGTCTGAAGAAAACCTTTGAACAATGTATTCATAGAAATAAGGACAAATGAATCACAACCTTCAACCATAGTTTCTGCCTCATAGACATTCGAATGTGCTTTTAGCTGAATAAAATCATTCATGATAGCCTCTATCTAACAAAGATTGTAAGTAACATATCAAACAATAATTAAGCAAACAGGTGGAaaagtaataataaaatagaaaaaaataaatatcgaATGATTTGTTAAAATCCTAAGTGAAGTGCTGCAAAAGAAAATACACGGAAGAACCCAAAAGGAACAAAATCAGATGAACTAAATAAAACAGAAAACGGAAAAAGATTCatcttatttattttgtttttatgggGGAGGGGGGCAAAGATTACAATATAAAAAGTTCAAGTGCAGTGCAGATCATGACATACAACGCAAAATGTCTTCGAAGGAATTATTGTTGTTCTGAATATTGTTCCTGAAAGAAAAAAGTTGAACAATCACAATGAAGACAAGTTCAAATACCAGCTGTTTTTTATGCTCAAGCAAACAAAAGGTCTTCATGGTGGAACTGAGAATGGTCCAAAAACAAAGTCCAACCGGAAGAAACAGTAGAAGAAAAAGGCAA encodes:
- the LOC136218489 gene encoding pathogenesis-related thaumatin-like protein 3.5, with the translated sequence MSVKIPSVISILLIFVSFLVCTSHSCTFTITNNCPYTIWPGTLAGAGSPQLSTTGFRLDSGLSLRIPTIPGWSGRIWARTGCTFDVSGVGSCQTGDCGGKLECTGMGATPPASLFEITLGTGINEDFYDVSIVDGYNLPLVAAPHGVHGACNATGCASDINMGCPKELQVVGGDGEGGGVVGCKSSCEAFRLEQYCCSGEFANPITCRPSFYSTIFKRACPRAYSYAFDDGTSTFTCKAYDYAILFCPNSNGVRIPDSPYGEQATNHQGNNVQAVQMASSSNIFLPFPIWVLVLILYLTDSSCVLGVIS